A region of the Mangifera indica cultivar Alphonso unplaced genomic scaffold, CATAS_Mindica_2.1 Un_0055, whole genome shotgun sequence genome:
CAGAATgccatatataaatttaaaataatttgaaatatatttattattttaatgtgcAATCGGTACAataatttgacatatttattctataattttaaattaaaaataaataaataattaaattatttaatcatgtaGTTTTTATTAGATTCAGCAGATCAAATGGGCTTTTGATTCGGGCTTTCAATCAGCATCGATATGGGCCTTAGCCAGAGAATTTTGGGCTCAAGAATATATATTCTGTATGGGTTTTGGGCTTTATGCAGCTTAGCCCAAAGCAAAGTTTATATGCTTTCCAAAATTGTTTCGAAATACACTTTTGAAATCTTTGGCTTGAACATATATGCATCGTGAGTCTCTTGCCCACCGATAGCTACTTGGAGCAACGAATGGCAATCTCATCATCTTCTCCGATGCTCTCTCCCCTTAGTTTCTCTTCGACAACAGACAATCTTTCACTTTTTAACACCACTTTCTCCAAACCCGTTCCCCCAAAACGACTCCCCGTTTTTGTTTGCTCTTACAGTAAGCTCAAACAACTTCACCTCTCTGTTTTACACGTATACAATGACTTGactttgttattgttttgtcaGAATCAGGGCCTGGGTTGACCAGTGACGACAAGAAAGAGTTGCTGAAACAATACGGGCTTGACCCAGATGAGTTTTTATCTGATCCCTCTTCGAAGGTTGttttttgaaaaagattttaaagtttgaaacttGATGAATTTGTTGTCTTGTGGTGTTTaaaagaggttttttttttttttttgggaattgGTTTTGTAGAGTAGAAGGCGAAAGGAAGAGCAAAAGAGAGGAAGAGGATCAAAGCTTGTGTCAGAGGAGGAACCTCAGGAATCAAGAACCACTCATAAACTCCTTCAAGTATGTGGTTTGGTTTTTGGTGGTTTTAGTTTATTTCAATCAAACATTagttatatttatgatatgtgATTACTGTACATAGTTTTTCTTTCCCTGTATTTTAGAGGCTTTGGGTTGGTGTATCTAGATGAATTCAGTTGGAATCATTATTCACTTTGGAATATTTTTGGGTTGAGCTCATAGCATGTACGACGAATGGTAATGAAAGTGTGTTGTTCAGATGGGGTTTGAGAGTTTTGTGGATTTGAGCTAATTTACTGTGTTAATGTAGGTCACTGGCTCAACTTGATGGAGTTTTTCTTTTACAATGGTTTGCATTGACTGATAATTATGTTAGTGGTTTTTCTTTTACACTTTTTTTAAAGTTACTGAACCATATATCTAGAAATGAAAATCTTTGGCTGTGTATTATTTTGTGGTACAAAGGATATCTTTGCTAGTCCTTTCTGTTATAAATTTAGAACATACCTATTATGGCAATTCTAGGTGCTTGGAGGAAAGGCTAGGAGAAAGAAATTGCTGTCTCCAAAGGGCATGGATGTGAGACCAATGATGGAAGTTGTTAAAGGTGCAGCCTTTGATATTCTGCAGGTACCCATCTGTGACACTATCTGATAATAGTTACCAGTTAGCTTTGGAAGTTTAAGTTTTGGGTTCTATTACATTGgattaagaataattttttcctGCTTTGTTTAGGTAGCTAGTGGTTCTCCTGCATCCTTAAGGCCTGGTCGCTGGTTAGACTTGTATAGTGGCACTGGATCTGTTGGTATTGAAGCTATCAGCCGAGGATGTTCTGAGGTACCTCTATGAACTTATGAATGTATCTTCATTTGTTAACATATAATCTTTAGTTATTGTTGGTGTCACCCTTTGGTGCTTGGCCagccaataaaataatttataagctCATAATAGGTTGAGCCAGCTTTCTTACATGATATGAAGTCAGAGCTTGGGTATTATAGAACAAGATTTTTGGTATATTTCCTGTCCtttatattttactattattactTTCTTTGTCTTATTTTTTAGTATTCTGTATCTGTAAATTCATAGGTGCATTTTGTCGAGATGGACCCTTGGGTTGTTTCCAATGTTCTGCAACCAAACTTGGAATGGACTGGGTTTCTTGATGTTTCGTCTATACATACTGTTCGTGTTGAAGATTTCTTAGATCGAGCAAAGCAATTCATAGGTTTTTggttctctctttctctcttcactTTAATAATCTAATGAGATATATGGAAGCATCAGATCTCCTCATTGAAGCTACATGTTCTgtatatttactttttaatttattgtctAGTTCAAATACTAGTAAGTGGGTTTGGTTCCCACCGGTCTGCCTTGATTTTCTGAAAACCCTTACACTATGACGAACATAACATAATCATCTTTGAACTTTGATTGCTAGAAATTTTCTCACCTCTTGTAATATGTTCGAAGGATCAAAATGATACAGGGAATCTACACGATATGCAgtttttcataataatatatgattagaaaatatttattgagaATCTCTGGtctcttatattattatcttggtatattttcatatttgataACCACTAGCTGAGAAATAGGTAAAAGTTTGCTAGTAATCCCTAAAGAATGGTAGCTCAAAAGGCCCTAAACTATGAGAAGGGCAAAAACTTCAATAGACACATGAATCATTGTAGATTCTCAAAAACCAcctcaaactttcaaaattataagAGATGTTATAGCTAATCAACTGGATCTTAGATTATTATCTTATCAAACTAATATATAAGCAACCATTGAATGACAGCACACATTTTGCTTTCTTAAAAAAATGCCATATAAATGTAATGATTTCTcaaaaatataagtaaaaaattacaaattggatgacagtttatttgataataatatctTACTTCTTTCATTACAATTAACTTCCTCTAATATTCATATttgttacaaataaaattttgcatgAGCATAGGTAAAGACGGAGCATTTGACTACATTAGTGTTACACCTCCGTATACAGAAGTGGATTATGGGGTACTTAtggatcaaatttcaaagtCTGCCTTGGTTGGAAAGGATACCTTTATTGTGAGTAATTGTTTCTTATTTGCAccttgattatttatttttatgttttatatctAATATTCTTGGcaagctttcttttttttctaaattttcatgGTGTAGGTAGTGGAGTATCCTTTAAGAACAGATATGCTGGATTCATGTGGATGTCTTGTAAAGGTACTTCCCAGTCAGTAGTTAGTTTATCCACGTGTGTGGGCTCacaaaagtaagaaaaaaaagattatatatataaatctgcTCACCTTGTTACTTTGAAATTGCATGATATGATCTTATATACTTATCTGAAGGTTTAATTAAGGTGGCATGTGAGCTGCTTAGTTGGGAGCTTAGAGAAGTTTCTAGTGCTCATGTATCTTAAAACTGAATGttacttgaatatttttctTGGTGAGATGACAATGTGCTCTCATTTACCTAATTGGAAACATGGTTTTAGCATGCCaaatattgtgatttcataaatttttgACTGAAGTGATATGAGTATGTTGTATGGAGTTATTATTGATTATGTGAAACAAATTCCAGATAAAAGATCGAAGGTTTGGTCGGACACATCTGGCAATATATGGACCTGAGTGGgcacaaaagaaaagaaagtcaGAAAGGACACTTAAAACAGCAGTAAGGAAAGTTTGACTGCATGTGTGCATGCAAAGTTAGATACTATGATCTGAGGTTTAGTGGTTTTGCAGTGGATACATTGAAAGTCAATGATACATCTAAAGGTTGTAAAATCTACTCCTCTACCCTCTAGTTGATGTACTCCACTCCGCTCCAGGAATCTTCATGGTAATTTGTAGTTATTACAGACGCCTTATATGCTACTAGTTATCATTGGGTTTTAATcggtttaatttttattttctctatattttGAGAACATTGTTTCTATCATGCAGGTCCATTCGTTTATATTTTTCGATTGTTTAACGTCCTTGAGGAGACTGGATCAAACCTATGTTGTGTCTGGCTGATTTTCACTCAGTTGTaagaaatatatgaattaattcTGTACTTAGATTAGCTGATGTCTGTTACTTACATACCCTCACTGTACAAGTTATTAAGTTGAACATTGTTGTTAGAACTTATTTCCTATTTATTATTGGGTAATTGTATCTTTTGATGTTTAAATATGAAACCATATTCTTTTTCATGACAGATTAGCCTGCGGTTCACTTATCTCTAGAGTAACCATGGTCtcgtttaaattttttatctttgcatGTATTCCAAATTTGCTGTCATTTTGTGgttgacaaaaagaaaaaggagttctttgctaattttttaGGACTGTAATATCTCTTCTAATTATGGATAGAACCTGAGAATACCTTGTCTGAAGTTCTGCAAGAGTCCTTGCTACATGAGACCCAAATATTAATTACACTCTTATTGGGAGCAGCTTGGCAACTCCGATGGGCTTATGCTTTGATAGGTTTGCATCCCTTACTGGTTTTATTGTTGCTTTGCTGAGGACTCAAAAGGGGGAGAGACTCCATTGTGGTGGttgttgataggttttcaaagATAACCCATTTCATCTTATACCGCAAGATGGATGATGCTGGTTTGGTGGTGGAATCCTTTGGTTGGTGGTGTCTTTTGGATTGTTTTTTGGGCATTTATCTTCATATGTTATCATTTATTACTTGTGTGTTTGTATCTTGAGTTGGTCAAACTTGATtacatttttttgttgaaatttgagCCTTAACTTAATCAACGCTTGGTATTTGGTTACACATCAATGGGTATTAGAGCCTTGATTGCTCAAGGGTGAGTTATTTTCTTCGTTTCACTTGTATGTTGTTGGATGAATTGGGAGGAGTCTTGACAACCTTCAATGTGGAACTCTTGTCATCGTATTTAGAAGATGAGAACCTCTcggatttgaggacaaatccttctcaactTAGAGAGAACAATGTGGATTCGGCCCATGATCAACAATTAAGCTCCAACAATTCAAGTTTTACCAACTCAATCGAAGCTTAATGAAGttacttgtttatttaattatgttttagttaattttgtaaaagattAATCATATACTTTGTtttgtaaaattgttagttttgtACTagttcaacataaaaaaaaaaaaaactcaaatcaagtcaaatgaAACAATAAATAGTGGTGCCCAATGAGAAAAATAGGCATCTTAAGAATTGCTCAAAACGGTAAAAACAAGGATAATATCATGGGTGGTTTTTTGTCCTTTATCTCTTTGGAAGAtcttttaaactattatttgttgtgaattttgaatttgaaaatataataatttagtaatattttgagATTTATATAAGGatctaacttttttatataatatctaGAGATTGGTTAATAAAAATCATGATGTTTGTTTATTGAGTAACTTGTTTCCTTTATCTTTTCTTCCTTGATGAGAAATTGGTGATTAATTTTTCTTTGGGCGGTGATTCTCCTTTAAATCATGTGtgtgtttttaattaattattatttttctttcaattagaACTAAATGGTGGAATCTATTGATAGGTGGTGTGTCTTTTAtgcttttaagtttttttttaaaattatttatctttttatattattatttattgcttgtatatttatattttgagtgggtcaattatatatttatttatttaaaatttatacttattaaatttctcCTTAACGTAGTCAACACTTAGGTACACATCACTTATGGGGAACAGCTTGGCAACTCCGGTGTTCTTatgttttggtttaaattttgagtAGTGGCAAGTCTTGATTATTGTGCAATTCTTGATCCATTAGTTCTACAGTGAAGAATTTAGTTTGCCAACTTCTTTATAACATACTATCCAAATATGTGTCTAGCTGATTTCTAAATTATATCTTACCCTTAAAATCTAATGTCTTGCTTGCGTTTTCTAATTCACCATGAGCATGGAGGATTAGGATATTTGTTGTCACTTCGGAGGCTAAACTTACTATAAACAAAGtgtctaagtttaaaaaaataaaagaaaaaagatatattagaattttgtaatttagataatcaattttaattgatttatagagattatttttataattttttaattaataaaataaattatatattttatattttattttggttgaataagagtTGGGTCACTGTCAAAACATGGCCTTGATTATTGAATGGACTTGAAAGATGTCTAGCCTCTTAAAGTCAATATATTTTGACAAGTTGAATTACTTTCTTTTAGGTTAGGTGGGATGGGGTGGGGTAGGGTAGGAAAGTATGAAAGAATTAATTGTGAGCAACACTGTTTCCATCACAGCTCTATCTTTAATTCCACCTTAAATGAAAGAAATTCAATATGGCTTGAAATAAAGACTGGTCTTGTCTTGAAGGTGATTATTCTGGTTTTTCTTGGAATGTTTTCAAGTGCCTAAAGCAATAATTGGGCGTGGTGTTCTTACAATTAATGATAGAGCTACATTTTGTTGGAGCTAGCGGCGAAAAGTTTATCCCAACTAAAACCTGCCCTGCTGTACTTTTTAAATGCAAAGGAGATTGCATAAAAGTGCATGTTGTTGGACCTAGCATGTTTCTATTGCAAAGAATCAACATTGGGTCATCCAAATATGTATACATGCTACATGCCCTACTTGTGTCTATACAGGAGATGGGTTGTTCTAAAAATTCTGTGCAAAAGCACGATCCCTATAAAGAGAAGAGCACTATGATTTTTGTCGGGGAAGGTGAACCACCTCTATTCATACTACATGGGGAATTCTTCTCTTTCTTGTTCATTTATCTATATGAATTTCCCAAGACAAAAGGAGTTTGGACATGAGTTCCAGATGATTTAGTTTGAGGTTCTTTATGTGAGTCTAGTATTATGTTAAGGGAATTATGACTCAATATTTGATCAGGTTAAAGACAGGCTCAGTGTGTACTGGTTGACAATGTCTTTAATTCTTTGAGAATTGGTTTGGGGATTTCATTCATCGATTAACATAATTGTGCATTCCACTAGGTGACTGGGAATAATTCATTTCCAGGAATTTTGAAACTTACTTTGAAGTATCCATCATATAGTTGATGTTCTCCATTGCTGTCACAGCATGCGGTTTTTCTTAGGCATATTATTTACTTTCATTCTTCGTCCTTCTTGTGCTatctctcttttatttatttatttattttatttgttggagattgaaagaaataattgatCATAGTG
Encoded here:
- the LOC123206968 gene encoding putative rRNA methyltransferase YlbH isoform X1, producing the protein MAISSSSPMLSPLSFSSTTDNLSLFNTTFSKPVPPKRLPVFVCSYKSGPGLTSDDKKELLKQYGLDPDEFLSDPSSKSRRRKEEQKRGRGSKLVSEEEPQESRTTHKLLQVLGGKARRKKLLSPKGMDVRPMMEVVKGAAFDILQVASGSPASLRPGRWLDLYSGTGSVGIEAISRGCSEVHFVEMDPWVVSNVLQPNLEWTGFLDVSSIHTVRVEDFLDRAKQFIGKDGAFDYISVTPPYTEVDYGVLMDQISKSALVGKDTFIVVEYPLRTDMLDSCGCLVKIKDRRFGRTHLAIYGPEWAQKKRKSERTLKTAVRKV
- the LOC123206968 gene encoding putative rRNA methyltransferase YlbH isoform X2, with product MAISSSSPMLSPLSFSSTTDNLSLFNTTFSKPVPPKRLPVFVCSYKSGPGLTSDDKKELLKQYGLDPDEFLSDPSSKSRRRKEEQKRGRGSKLVSEEEPQESRTTHKLLQVLGGKARRKKLLSPKGMDVRPMMEVVKGAAFDILQVASGSPASLRPGRWLDLYSGTGSVGIEAISRGCSEVHFVEMDPWVVSNVLQPNLEWTGFLDVSSIHTVRVEDFLDRAKQFIGKDGAFDYISVTPPYTEVDYGVLMDQISKSALVGKDTFIVVEYPLRTDMLDSCGCLVKIKDRRFGRTHLAIYGPEWAQKKRKSERTLKTAWIH